A single window of Methylobacterium nodulans ORS 2060 DNA harbors:
- the secG gene encoding preprotein translocase subunit SecG yields MQTVLIVVHLIIVLALIAVVLLQRSEGGLGLGGGSSGTQGFLTGRGQANALTRATAILAALFFATSMVLAILSHRTSAPRSIFEGAGQARPPAAGQPAAPPAGNVLDQLRQQQGDAPAAPAAPAAPAAPAAPQSR; encoded by the coding sequence ATGCAGACCGTTCTGATCGTCGTCCACCTGATCATCGTCCTCGCGCTGATCGCCGTCGTGCTGCTGCAGCGCTCCGAGGGCGGGCTCGGCCTCGGCGGCGGCAGCAGCGGCACGCAAGGGTTCCTCACCGGCCGGGGGCAGGCGAACGCGCTCACGCGCGCCACCGCGATCCTGGCCGCCCTGTTCTTCGCCACCAGCATGGTGCTGGCCATCCTGTCGCACCGCACCTCCGCGCCGCGCTCGATCTTCGAGGGGGCGGGGCAGGCCCGGCCGCCGGCCGCCGGCCAGCCCGCCGCGCCGCCGGCCGGCAACGTGCTGGACCAGCTGCGCCAGCAGCAGGGCGATGCGCCGGCGGCTCCGGCAGCGCCCGCCGCCCCGGCGGCCCCGGCGGCGCCCCAGTCGCGCTGA